Part of the Chromatiaceae bacterium genome is shown below.
TCTACTACGCGGCCGACGGGCGCTCGTTCCGGTTTGCCTCGAACCTGGACGCGCTGCTCGCCGCCGGTGGCATCGATACGCGGATCGACCCGGTCGCATTGCACCACCAGTTCACCCTGCACGGCGTCGTCCCGGCGCCGGCGACCGTGTTGCGCGGGGTCCGCAAACTGCCGCCCGCGCACTGCCTGGTGCTGGAGCGCGACGGGAGGCACATCCTGCGTCGGTATTGGCAACTCGATGCGCGGCGCGAGGCCGTGGAACGCGACGAGCAGGCGTGGGCCGACGCGATGCACGCGGCGCTGCGTGATGCGGTGGTGTCACGCCACAGGGTCAGCGACGTACCGGTCGGCGTGCTACTGTCAGGCGGTCTGGATTCCAGTCTGCTGGTCGCGCTGCTGGCCGAGGCGGGCGTCGCCGATCTGCAGACCTTCGCAATCGGTTTTGCCGATCAGCCCGAGGAGAAGGGCGACGAGTTCGAATTCTCCGATCTGGTCGCTGCGCGCTACCGGACATTGCATCGACGCGTGGTGGTGCCCGACGACCAGCTGCTGGTGCGCCTGCCGCAGGCGGTGGACGCCATGGCCGAGCCGATGTTCGGCCACGACGCGGTGGCCTTTTTCCTGTTGGCGGAGCGCGTCGCCGAATCTCTGAAGGTGGTCCAGTGCGGACAGGGCGCCGACGAGGTGTTCGCCGGTTATGCCTGGTACGCGCGGATGCGCGATGACCGCTCCGGGTCGCGCCTGACACGCTTCGGCCGCCACTATTTCGACCGCGAACAAGCGGAGTTCCTGAGCATGACGACATCGGCCTTCGATGTCGGCGACCCCACGGCCGCGTTGGTCGAGGCACGGCTCGACGACGCACTCAGCGAGACCTTCATCGACGCCGTGCTGAAGCTCGATGTGACCACACTGGTGGTCGACGATCCGGTCAAGCGGATCGACAACATGACCATGGCCTGGGGCCTGGAGGCGCGGGTGCCCTTTCTGGATCAGCGGGTGGTCGAGCTGGCGGCGCGCTGCCCGCCGTCACTGAAGCTGGCGTCGGGCGGCAAGCACCTGCTCAAGCGGATCGCGCGCGGCCGGGTGCCGGACGCGGTGATCGACCGGCCGAAAGGCTATTTCCCGGTGCCGGCGATCAAGTACCTGCGCGGCGATCTGCTCGATTTCGTGCGCAGCGTGCTCGATTCGCGCGCCTGCCGTGAGCGCGGCCTGTTCGAACGCCGCTACATCGATCGACTGCTGGCGGCACCGGCGATGCACCACACCCGGATCATGGGCAACAAACTCTGGCAGATCGCGCTGTTCGAGTACTGGATGCAGCGCCACGTCGACCGGTGCGTGGCCGCCGCATAGCCCGACTGGTGTCGTGGGTTCTCGGCGTCGCGGGCTGGTACACTCAGCGGCGTTGATTTTCACAGCGACCGCCCCCATCTGGTGGGTGGTCGAAGCCAACGTCGAGGTGCCGTGATGGACGTGATGGACAGAATTCGCGAACAGGTCGAGAACAATCCGATCATCATCTACATGAAAGGGACCCCGCAGTTCCCTCAGTGCGGCTTTTCGTCGCGCGCCGCCGCGGCGTTGCAGGATTGCGGTGAGAAGTTTGCCTATGTGAACGTGCTCGCCGATCCCGAGATCTTCGAAAACCTGCCGCGTTTCGCCGACTGGCCGACGTTCCCGCAGGTCTACATCAACGGTGAGCTGATCGGCGGTTGCGATATCACGCTCGAGATGCACGCCAGCGGGGACCTGCAGAAGGCGGTGGCCGAGGCGGCGAAGAGCTGGCCCCAGGAGACCTCCGAGGGCTGAACCCGTGCTCCGCCAGGTGGCCGCCCCGGCGTTGTCGCGACAATCCGGCGGGCGCGTGCGTGCGGGCGACTGATCGATGACTGACGGGGCGCGACCTGACGGACCGCCGGGAGAAGCCTTGTCGGGTTATGCGCGCCTCGACGACCAGATCGCCTGGCTGGACCGCAAGAGCAGCGAGCAACAACGCCGCTACCGTCGCCTGAAGGTCGTATCGATTGGTGCCGCTGCACTGGTGCCCTTGGTCACCAGTATCGACGGTTATGCGTTCGTGGCTGGCGCCCTGGGCGTCGTCGTCGTGATCGTCGAGGGTCTGCTGCACGTCAATCAGCACCACGAGCACTGGCTGCGCTATCGTTCGAGCTGCGAGAGCCTGCGTCACGAAAAGTATCTCTACCTGGCCCGGGCCGGACGCTACGAAGGCCAGTCCGACGGGCAGGCGCTGCGGCAGCTGGCGGTGCACGTCGAGTTGCTTTTGGCCCGCGAGGGCGAGCAATGGGCGGCGACGCTGCGCAACGTGGAGAACCCCCCGCCCGGCCCCGATCAATCGGGGACTGTCTGATCCTCCCAGGGGCGCTCCGCGCTAAGGGAGTGCCAACGATTGACGATATGGCAGAACAGTTCCGCGGTTTTCTCGGTATCGTAGATGGCGCTGTGGGCTTCGTTGGCGTTCCAGTCGATGCCGGCCGCTATCACCGAGCGCGCCAACACCGTCTGGCCGAACGCCACACCGGCGAGCGTCACGGTATCGAAGGTGCTGAAGGGGTGGAAAGGGTTGCGTTTGTAGGCGGTGCGCTCGACCGCGGCATTGATGAATCCGAGGTCGAAGAATGCATTGTGGCCGACCAGTATCGCGCGCTTGCAGCCACTCTGCTTGACGGCCTGACGGATCGGCTGAAAGACATGGTCGAGGGCCTGGCGCTCGGACAGTGCGGCGCGAAACGGGTGGTCTGGATCGATACCGTTGAACGCCAGCGCCTTGGGATCGAGATGGGCGCCCGGGAAGGGTTCGACGTGGCAGCTGATCGGCGGTTCGGGTTGAAGATTGCCGGCATCGTCGATGCGCAGGATCACCGCGGCGATTTCCAGCAATGCGTCGGTGGCGGCATTGAATCCGGCGGTTTCGACGTCGACGACGACGGGGAGATAACCGCGGAAGCGCCGACTCATCGCGCTGTTATAGGTATTTGTTTCCACGCCCGGCAGGATACCCAATGCACGACTCCATAGCGAAATGCGTTTGCCTGCGTCACTGGTTGGCGGCGTTGGTGCTGTTGGCCCTGGCCGCGGTCTGCACCGCCGGCCAGGGACCGGTGTTTGTCGTGACGCATGACGCCGGGCCGCCGAGTTATCTGGTCGGCACCATGCACACCGATGACCCCCGGGTGCTTGCGCTGCTCGAACGTCTTCGCCCGCTCATCGACCAGGTGGACGGGGTTGCGATCGAGGTCCTGCCAGATGCGGTCACGATGCTGGCCGTGGGCGCCGCGACATTGCTGCCCGCGGATCAGAGCCTGCGCGATCTCATAGGCGTGCATCGTTTTGCCCAGGTCGAAGACGCGGTACGCGACCTCGGCATCCCGACGGAGGTGCTCGACCGCCTGAAACCCTGGGCCGTCGCGGTGACTCTCGGCATGCCGGTCGCGCAGACCGGTCAGGTACTGGACAACGAGATCTATCTGTACGCGCTGCAGCACCAGCGCCTCGCTTTCGGCCTGGAATCGGCGGCTGAGCAGATCGCGGTGTTCGACGGG
Proteins encoded:
- a CDS encoding N-acetylglutaminylglutamine amidotransferase, which gives rise to MCGICGERRLDGSPSAPGLIERMLAAVARRGPDGQGIHRGDSLVLGHRRLAVIDPSARAHQPMVDGDLVLVFNGTLYNFRELRGRLQALGHRFVSEGDSEVILKAYRAWGDRCVEHLHGEFAFAIWDGNAQRLLCARDRMGIKPFYYAADGRSFRFASNLDALLAAGGIDTRIDPVALHHQFTLHGVVPAPATVLRGVRKLPPAHCLVLERDGRHILRRYWQLDARREAVERDEQAWADAMHAALRDAVVSRHRVSDVPVGVLLSGGLDSSLLVALLAEAGVADLQTFAIGFADQPEEKGDEFEFSDLVAARYRTLHRRVVVPDDQLLVRLPQAVDAMAEPMFGHDAVAFFLLAERVAESLKVVQCGQGADEVFAGYAWYARMRDDRSGSRLTRFGRHYFDREQAEFLSMTTSAFDVGDPTAALVEARLDDALSETFIDAVLKLDVTTLVVDDPVKRIDNMTMAWGLEARVPFLDQRVVELAARCPPSLKLASGGKHLLKRIARGRVPDAVIDRPKGYFPVPAIKYLRGDLLDFVRSVLDSRACRERGLFERRYIDRLLAAPAMHHTRIMGNKLWQIALFEYWMQRHVDRCVAAA
- the grxD gene encoding Grx4 family monothiol glutaredoxin, translated to MDVMDRIREQVENNPIIIYMKGTPQFPQCGFSSRAAAALQDCGEKFAYVNVLADPEIFENLPRFADWPTFPQVYINGELIGGCDITLEMHASGDLQKAVAEAAKSWPQETSEG
- a CDS encoding DUF4231 domain-containing protein: MTDGARPDGPPGEALSGYARLDDQIAWLDRKSSEQQRRYRRLKVVSIGAAALVPLVTSIDGYAFVAGALGVVVVIVEGLLHVNQHHEHWLRYRSSCESLRHEKYLYLARAGRYEGQSDGQALRQLAVHVELLLAREGEQWAATLRNVENPPPGPDQSGTV
- the rnt gene encoding ribonuclease T; amino-acid sequence: MSRRFRGYLPVVVDVETAGFNAATDALLEIAAVILRIDDAGNLQPEPPISCHVEPFPGAHLDPKALAFNGIDPDHPFRAALSERQALDHVFQPIRQAVKQSGCKRAILVGHNAFFDLGFINAAVERTAYKRNPFHPFSTFDTVTLAGVAFGQTVLARSVIAAGIDWNANEAHSAIYDTEKTAELFCHIVNRWHSLSAERPWEDQTVPD
- a CDS encoding TraB/GumN family protein yields the protein MHDSIAKCVCLRHWLAALVLLALAAVCTAGQGPVFVVTHDAGPPSYLVGTMHTDDPRVLALLERLRPLIDQVDGVAIEVLPDAVTMLAVGAATLLPADQSLRDLIGVHRFAQVEDAVRDLGIPTEVLDRLKPWAVAVTLGMPVAQTGQVLDNEIYLYALQHQRLAFGLESAAEQIAVFDGLSTDAQVELLDQMVGQQAQQAQQIEQLTAAYLSGDLDQIDQVADAQQMQVPEELQTWFDKALLADRNRRMLTRLGDLLDRHSLFIAVGALHLGGDAGLVAGLRDMGYSVERWDR